The following are encoded in a window of Halosimplex halophilum genomic DNA:
- the hepT gene encoding type VII toxin-antitoxin system HepT family RNase toxin yields MSGGLPADRLQRILDAVDTIEDSLGVLARKRRTVDRETYRNDSDTRDVVERRFVKTTEAALDIGTVLVVHERGHPPESNPETMQALSDIGVLSEELAVEMAAAARFRNVLAHTYGDAIEDDMVYDALEDLERYRSFLVSVREYLDAIGAFDE; encoded by the coding sequence ATGAGCGGTGGGCTCCCCGCGGACCGTCTCCAGCGGATTCTCGACGCCGTCGACACCATCGAGGACTCGCTGGGCGTCCTCGCCCGGAAACGCCGGACAGTCGACCGCGAGACGTACAGAAACGATTCTGACACCAGAGATGTCGTCGAACGCCGATTCGTGAAGACGACCGAAGCCGCGCTCGACATCGGGACCGTACTCGTCGTCCACGAACGCGGTCACCCGCCCGAGAGCAATCCCGAGACGATGCAGGCCCTGAGCGACATCGGCGTCCTCTCGGAGGAGTTGGCCGTCGAGATGGCCGCCGCGGCGAGGTTCCGGAACGTGCTCGCGCACACGTACGGCGATGCCATCGAGGACGATATGGTGTACGACGCACTCGAAGATCTGGAACGGTACCGGTCGTTTCTGGTCTCCGTCCGAGAATATCTCGACGCGATCGGTGCGTTCGACGAGTAA
- the mntA gene encoding type VII toxin-antitoxin system MntA family adenylyltransferase antitoxin, whose protein sequence is MKRIGDLDRESTVPVQRLRSRLDEAPVRVAILFGSHATGRAHARSDVDIAVEFEDIEPGDTEYNETFFGLSADLSGLLGTDDVDLVDIRSLSPSLARSVFDTGVLLVGSEERVETLRAALASDDPDERSPHERFDDALRRIDEHLA, encoded by the coding sequence ATGAAGCGCATCGGGGACCTCGATCGGGAGTCTACCGTTCCGGTCCAGCGGCTTCGGTCGCGGCTCGACGAGGCGCCGGTACGAGTCGCGATCCTGTTCGGTTCTCACGCGACCGGGCGCGCTCACGCCCGGAGCGATGTCGATATCGCAGTCGAGTTCGAGGACATCGAGCCGGGCGACACGGAGTACAACGAGACGTTCTTCGGTCTCAGTGCGGACCTGAGCGGGTTGCTCGGAACCGACGACGTCGATCTCGTCGATATCAGGTCGCTGTCGCCGTCGCTCGCTCGCTCTGTCTTCGATACCGGTGTGCTTCTGGTGGGGTCCGAGGAGCGGGTCGAGACACTGCGTGCGGCGCTGGCGAGCGACGACCCGGACGAGCGCTCACCGCACGAACGGTTCGACGACGCGCTTCGCCGGATCGACGAACACCTCGCATGA